A single window of Prionailurus viverrinus isolate Anna chromosome F1, UM_Priviv_1.0, whole genome shotgun sequence DNA harbors:
- the MYOC gene encoding myocilin, with translation MPAIQLLLLACLVWGLGARTAQLRKANDRSGRCQYTFSVASPNESSCPEQGQAMSAIQDLQRDSSAQRADLESTKARLRSLEGLVHQLTLDEAAGPSATQEGLQRELGVLRREREQLESQNRELEASYGNLLRDKSALEEEKRRLREENEDLARRLDSSSQEVARLRRGQCPQARGTPQDVPSGSREVSKWNVETVNFQELKSELTEVPASRILKESPSGHPRSEEGDPGCGELVWVGEPLTLRRAETITGKYGVWMRDPKPAYPYTQETTWRIDTVGTDIRQVFEYDLSSQFLQGYPSKVHVLPRPLESTGAVVYRGSLYFQGAESRTVIRYELNTETVKAEKEIPGAGYHGQFPYSWGGYTDIDLAVDETGLWVIYSTQEAKGAIVLSKLNPESLELERTWETNIRKQSVANAFIICGHLYTVSSYSAPDATINFAYDTGTGRSRALTVPFKNRYKYSSMVDYNPLEKKLFAWDNFNMVTYDLRLSKM, from the exons ATGCCAGCCATCCAGCTGCTACTTCTAGCCTGTCTGGTATGGGGTTTAGGGGCCAGGACAGCCCAGCTCCGGAAAGCCAATGACCGGAGTGGCCGATGCCAGTACACCTTCAGTGTGGCCAGCCCCAACGAGTCCAGCTGCCCCGAGCAGGGCCAGGCCATGTCAGCCATCCAGGACCTGCAGAGAGACAGCAGTGCCCAGCGGGCAGACCTGGAATCCACCAAAGCCCGGCTCAGGTCCCTGGAGGGCCTCGTCCACCAGCTGACCCTGGACGAGGCTGCTGGGCCCTCAGCGACCCAGGAGGGGCTGCAGAGGGAGCTGGGCGTCCTGAGAAGGGAGCGAGAACAGCTGGAAAGCCAAAACAGGGAGCTGGAGGCTTCCTACGGCAACCTCCTCCGGGACAAGTCAGctctggaggaagagaagaggcgACTGAGGGAAGAGAACGAGGATCTGGCCCGGAGGCTGGACAGCAGCAGCCAGGAGGTGGCAAGGCTGAGAAGGGGCCAGTGTCCCCAGGCCCGCGGCACCCCTCAGGATGTGCCATCAGGTTCCAGGGAAG TTTCTAAATGGAACGTGGAGACTGTCAACTTCCAGGAACTGAAGTCAGAGTTAACTGAGGTTCCTGCTTCCCGAATCCTGAAGGAGAGTCCATCTGGCCATCCCAGGAGTGAAGAGGGAGACCCtg GATGCGGAGAACTGGTTTGGGTAGGGGAGCCGCTCACCCTGAGAAGAGCTGAGACAATCACGGGCAAGTACGGCGTGTGGATGAGAGACCCGAAGCCCGCCTACCCCTACACCCAGGAGACCACGTGGCGAATCGACACCGTGGGCACGGACATCCGCCAGGTGTTCGAGTACGACCTCAGCAGCCAGTTCCTGCAGGGCTACCCTTCCAAGGTTCACGTGCTGCCCAGGCCGCTGGAAAGCACGGGCGCCGTGGTGTACCGGGGGAGCCTCTACTTCCAGGGGGCCGAGTCCAGAACCGTGATCAGATACGAGCTCAACACCGAGACAGTGAAGGCTGAGAAGGAAATCCCCGGGGCGGGCTACCACGGGCAGTTCCCGTACTCCTGGGGCGGCTACACGGACATTGACCTGGCTGTGGACGAGACGGGCCTCTGGGTCATCTACAGCACCCAGGAGGCCAAAGGCGCCATCGTCCTCTCCAAACTGAACCCGGAGAGTCTGGAACTTGAACGAACCTGGGAGACTAACATCCGAAAGCAGTCAGTGGCCAATGCCTTCATCATCTGCGGCCACTTGTACACCGTCAGCAGCTACTCGGCACCCGATGCCACCATCAACTTTGCGTATGACACGGGCACAGGGCGCAGCAGGGCCCTGACCGTCCCCTTCAAGAACCGCTACAAGTACAGCAGCATGGTGGACTACAATCCCCTGGAGAAGAAGCTCTTTGCCTGGGACAACTTCAACATGGTCACCTACGACCTCAGGCTCTCCAAGATGTGA